One Solanum pennellii chromosome 10, SPENNV200 genomic region harbors:
- the LOC107032106 gene encoding uncharacterized protein LOC107032106, producing the protein MADGSKEGPTSPQAAVAANAQLFGVLSSLLQQVESLTNQEEVELRSKIQALGLEVTKVPSKSTQHLDETEIAKQMDKLSEKLDDVDRMISSAVAADPQVESLLSSTADLWMPVITAGSEERRNLNASVEDDVEVKDKNFQ; encoded by the exons ATGGCGGATGGAAGCAAAGAAGGTCCAACATCGCCTCAGGCAGCGGTGGCAGCCAACGCCCAACTATTCGGAGTTCTCTCCAGTCTTCTCCAGCAG GTGGAATCATTGACTAATCAAGAAGAAGTGGAGTTGCGCAGTAAGATCCAAGCACTAGGACTGGAAGTTACAAAAGTTCCTTCAAAATCAACGCAACATCTTGATGAG ACGGAGATTGCGAAGCAGATGGATAAATTATCAGAAAAACTGGATGACGTGGATAGGATGATATCCTCCGCTGTCGCTGCAGATCCACAAGTTGAGTCTCTCTTAAGCAGTACCGCTGATCTTTGGATGCCAGTTATTACAGCTGGTTCTGAGGAAAGGCGTAACCTCAATGCGTCAGTTGAAGATGATGTTGAAGTGAAAGACAAAAATTTTCAGTAG